One window of the Gammaproteobacteria bacterium genome contains the following:
- a CDS encoding hydroxymethylpyrimidine/phosphomethylpyrimidine kinase translates to MTANTPPVVLIFGGTDPTGGAGLAADTLAVATFGCHPAPVVTAVTAQDTEGLKQYLPMPPEIIIAQARAVLEDMPVAAFKTGMLCNSAIVSAIASIVDDYPDIPLIVDPVQASGRGDSLSEEPLDDALRVLLLPRAILITPNTEEAWRLAPDADTLDACAQELMSLGCEYILITGTHDPTPQVLNRLYGNKRLLDTFTFERFHHSYHGSGCTLAAACAAVLAHGLAPANAIAQALHYTWNTLKHGYRLGMGQHLPDRLYWGRLAQSVAIE, encoded by the coding sequence ATGACGGCTAACACTCCTCCTGTCGTTCTTATCTTCGGCGGTACCGATCCGACCGGCGGCGCCGGTTTGGCCGCCGATACGCTCGCCGTCGCAACCTTCGGTTGCCATCCGGCTCCGGTCGTCACCGCCGTCACCGCGCAAGACACCGAAGGTCTTAAACAATATTTGCCGATGCCGCCGGAAATTATCATTGCTCAGGCGCGCGCCGTGCTTGAAGACATGCCGGTAGCAGCGTTCAAGACCGGCATGCTGTGTAACTCGGCAATCGTCAGCGCCATCGCCAGCATCGTCGATGACTATCCGGACATCCCACTGATCGTCGATCCGGTACAAGCATCGGGCCGCGGTGATTCGTTGAGCGAAGAACCGCTGGACGACGCGCTGCGCGTGCTGCTACTGCCACGCGCGATTTTGATCACACCGAACACCGAAGAAGCGTGGCGACTCGCGCCGGACGCCGACACACTCGACGCCTGCGCGCAGGAGCTGATGTCGCTCGGTTGCGAGTACATTTTGATTACTGGCACGCATGACCCGACACCGCAGGTGTTAAATCGGTTGTACGGCAACAAACGCCTGCTCGACACGTTCACTTTTGAACGCTTCCACCACAGTTACCACGGCTCCGGCTGTACGCTTGCGGCTGCCTGCGCCGCGGTGCTGGCTCACGGCCTGGCGCCGGCCAACGCCATCGCCCAGGCGCTGCACTACACCTGGAACACCCTAAAACACGGCTATCGACTGGGTATGGGGCAACATCTGCCGGACCGACTGTACTGGGGACGCCTGGCGCAATCCGTCGCTATCGAGTGA
- the hemH gene encoding ferrochelatase, whose product MNQLPAVVLLNLGGPDSLAAVQPFLYNLFSDPDIFKLPFGRLTQKTFAALISRLRQKEAAKGYAAIGGKSPLLEHTQAQARALQQALANSAEVYVCMRYWHPLTAAVVTRLKQRGHTRVILLPLYPQYSNTTTGSAHNEFARECERQHYQPDVRLISHWHDHPAYLQAIVDSLRVELKRFPDPDSQQVELLLSAHGLPRKLVDAGDPYEAQINATADAVRTRLGWPHITLCYQSRVGPLEWLKPYTEEVIRTKARAGTKQMLVYPIAFVSDHIETLYELGMTYAVLAQANGITHYRVVPALNAHPLLIAALKDQVMNALH is encoded by the coding sequence ATGAACCAGCTCCCTGCCGTCGTATTGCTCAACCTAGGAGGGCCGGATTCGCTTGCGGCGGTGCAGCCGTTTCTTTACAACCTGTTTTCCGATCCCGATATTTTCAAATTGCCGTTCGGCCGGCTGACGCAAAAAACGTTCGCCGCGTTAATCAGTCGGCTACGGCAAAAGGAAGCCGCAAAAGGTTATGCCGCCATCGGTGGAAAATCGCCGTTACTGGAGCATACGCAAGCGCAGGCGCGGGCGTTGCAACAGGCGCTGGCTAATTCGGCCGAGGTCTATGTCTGCATGCGTTATTGGCATCCATTGACAGCCGCTGTAGTAACGCGACTCAAGCAACGTGGACATACGCGCGTGATTTTGCTGCCGCTCTACCCGCAGTACTCGAACACCACCACTGGCAGCGCACACAATGAATTCGCCCGCGAGTGTGAGCGCCAACATTACCAACCCGATGTTCGACTGATTTCCCATTGGCACGATCATCCCGCTTATTTACAAGCGATCGTCGATAGTTTACGCGTCGAACTCAAGCGCTTTCCCGATCCCGATTCACAGCAGGTCGAGCTATTGTTGTCGGCGCACGGGTTGCCGCGCAAGCTGGTCGATGCCGGCGATCCGTACGAAGCCCAGATCAATGCGACTGCCGATGCCGTGCGTACCCGCCTCGGCTGGCCGCACATTACGCTGTGTTATCAAAGCCGCGTCGGCCCACTCGAATGGTTAAAACCCTATACCGAAGAAGTCATTCGTACTAAGGCACGCGCCGGCACAAAGCAAATGCTGGTTTACCCGATCGCGTTCGTATCAGACCATATCGAAACGTTATACGAACTCGGCATGACGTACGCGGTGCTTGCGCAAGCGAACGGCATCACGCACTATCGTGTGGTGCCTGCGCTGAACGCGCATCCGCTTCTCATTGCAGCCCTGAAGGATCAGGTCATGAACGCTCTGCACTGA
- a CDS encoding rubredoxin, with the protein MKTYMCVVCGYIYDEAKGAPDEGIAPGTRWDDVPENWKCPECGAAKSDFEMIEI; encoded by the coding sequence ATGAAAACTTATATGTGCGTGGTCTGCGGTTATATCTATGACGAGGCCAAAGGCGCGCCAGACGAAGGTATTGCGCCCGGCACTCGCTGGGACGACGTTCCTGAGAATTGGAAATGCCCAGAGTGTGGGGCGGCGAAAAGCGATTTCGAGATGATCGAAATTTAA
- a CDS encoding acyl-CoA dehydrogenase, whose product MTVVGAIVFVVMVLSIVAYLRLPLLLATGLLAAALAVAHLLCPPTLPAIVVSWVVFLAIAAILHFWPLRRWLISNHLLAAFRRQMPPMSSTEREALEAGSIWWEAELFGGRPAWRRLFSLPKPTLSAEEQAFLDGPVEELCRMVDDWEVVHVRRDLPPQVWAYLKQQRFFGMIIPKQYGGLEFSAQAHSEVVMKIASHSVTAAVTVMVPNSLGPAELLLHYGTDAQKNHYLPRLARGEEVPCFALTGPEAGSDASAMPDYGVVCRGDFQGKRDVLGIRVTWEKRYITLGPVATVLGLAFKLYDPEHLLGAQVERGITLALIPTDTPGVNIGNRHLPLNIPFQNGPNSGKDVFIPFDWLIGGPDYIGQGWRMLVERLAVGRGISLPALSAGSSKLASRATGAYARVRKQFKVPIGRFEGVEEALTRIAGQTYLMDATRNLTLCALDSGEEPAVVSAIVKYQLTERMRQVINDAMDIQGGSGICLGPRNFLGRAYQGLPISITVEGANILTRSLIIYGQGAVRCHPYLLKEMQAAADTDTRRARQTFDKALFGHAGFFASNFVRSLVLGMSGGRLTCVSITGPGRRHVQRLARYSAAFAFVSDLALMTLGGALKRREKLSGRLADALSLLYIGSAVLKRFEDQGRPPADVPLLRWASEDTIYRLEQALIGVLRNFPNRWLAAIAGGVMFPFGARARPPSDKLGQQAAAILLEPSAARDRLTAGIYVPTDPQSGVGRIEHALAKVIAAESVERKLQHINEAQSVFTMDALIDAAQTQGLISIEEAELARTAHAARRAAIMVDDFPPAQI is encoded by the coding sequence ATGACAGTGGTGGGCGCGATTGTTTTCGTTGTGATGGTCTTAAGCATTGTCGCCTATCTGCGCTTACCGTTGTTGTTGGCTACCGGCCTCCTCGCCGCCGCCCTCGCTGTTGCGCACCTCCTTTGTCCGCCGACGTTGCCGGCGATCGTGGTCAGCTGGGTCGTATTTTTGGCAATCGCCGCGATTTTGCATTTCTGGCCGTTGCGCCGCTGGCTCATCAGCAATCATTTGCTCGCCGCCTTCCGCCGGCAAATGCCGCCGATGTCTTCGACCGAGCGCGAGGCTCTGGAAGCTGGGTCGATCTGGTGGGAGGCGGAGTTATTCGGCGGCCGCCCGGCATGGCGCCGGCTGTTTAGCCTGCCCAAGCCGACATTATCGGCCGAAGAGCAGGCGTTCCTCGACGGCCCGGTGGAGGAGCTGTGCCGCATGGTCGACGATTGGGAGGTCGTGCATGTGCGCCGCGATCTTCCGCCGCAGGTATGGGCTTACCTGAAGCAACAGCGCTTCTTCGGCATGATTATCCCGAAACAATACGGCGGCTTGGAGTTTTCGGCGCAGGCGCATTCCGAAGTGGTCATGAAGATCGCCAGCCACAGCGTCACGGCCGCGGTGACGGTAATGGTGCCGAATTCGCTCGGCCCAGCCGAGTTGTTGCTGCACTACGGTACTGACGCGCAAAAGAATCATTACCTGCCGCGTTTGGCGCGCGGTGAGGAAGTCCCCTGTTTTGCCTTGACCGGCCCCGAGGCCGGTAGCGATGCCAGTGCCATGCCCGATTACGGCGTTGTCTGCCGCGGTGATTTTCAGGGCAAGCGCGATGTGCTCGGTATCCGCGTTACCTGGGAAAAACGCTATATCACCCTCGGCCCGGTGGCGACCGTGCTTGGTCTCGCCTTCAAGCTCTACGACCCGGAACACCTGCTCGGTGCGCAAGTCGAGCGAGGCATCACGTTGGCATTGATCCCGACCGATACCCCGGGCGTGAACATCGGCAATCGCCATCTGCCGCTCAATATTCCATTCCAGAACGGGCCGAACAGCGGCAAGGATGTTTTCATCCCGTTCGACTGGTTAATCGGCGGGCCGGACTACATCGGCCAAGGTTGGCGCATGCTGGTCGAGCGTCTTGCCGTCGGCCGCGGTATCTCGCTGCCGGCGCTGAGCGCGGGTTCCAGTAAGCTCGCCTCGCGCGCGACCGGTGCTTATGCGCGGGTGCGCAAGCAATTCAAAGTGCCGATCGGCCGCTTCGAAGGGGTGGAAGAAGCGCTGACGCGGATCGCCGGCCAGACGTATCTGATGGATGCGACGCGTAATCTCACGCTGTGCGCGCTTGATAGCGGCGAGGAGCCGGCCGTTGTTTCGGCGATCGTTAAATATCAACTGACGGAGCGCATGCGCCAGGTCATCAACGATGCCATGGATATTCAAGGCGGCTCCGGCATTTGCCTGGGACCGCGCAACTTCCTCGGGCGGGCGTATCAAGGTTTGCCGATCAGTATTACCGTCGAAGGTGCCAACATCCTGACGCGCTCGTTGATCATTTATGGCCAAGGCGCGGTGCGCTGCCATCCGTATTTGTTAAAAGAGATGCAGGCGGCCGCCGACACCGATACCCGCCGCGCGCGCCAGACGTTCGACAAAGCGCTATTTGGCCATGCCGGTTTTTTTGCCAGTAATTTTGTACGTAGCCTAGTGCTCGGCATGAGCGGCGGTCGCCTAACGTGTGTATCGATCACCGGCCCCGGTCGGCGCCATGTTCAACGGTTAGCGCGTTACAGTGCGGCGTTCGCGTTCGTTTCCGATCTAGCATTGATGACGCTCGGCGGCGCCCTCAAACGTCGCGAAAAATTGTCCGGTCGCTTGGCCGATGCGCTGAGTCTGTTATATATCGGCAGTGCCGTACTCAAACGTTTCGAAGACCAAGGACGTCCGCCGGCAGACGTGCCGCTGTTGCGCTGGGCTAGCGAGGATACGATTTATCGCCTGGAGCAGGCGTTGATTGGCGTGCTGCGTAATTTTCCGAATCGGTGGCTCGCCGCTATCGCCGGTGGGGTCATGTTCCCATTCGGCGCCCGCGCCCGTCCGCCGAGCGATAAGCTGGGCCAGCAAGCGGCGGCGATTTTGCTCGAGCCGTCGGCGGCGCGCGACCGCTTGACCGCCGGTATTTATGTGCCAACCGATCCGCAGTCCGGCGTCGGCCGCATAGAACATGCGCTCGCTAAGGTCATTGCCGCCGAATCCGTTGAGCGCAAACTCCAGCACATAAATGAGGCCCAATCGGTGTTTACGATGGACGCGTTGATCGATGCGGCACAGACTCAAGGATTGATCAGTATCGAGGAAGCCGAGCTCGCCCGCACGGCGCACGCCGCTCGACGTGCTGCCATCATGGTGGATGATTTTCCACCGGCGCAGATTTAG
- a CDS encoding acetyl-CoA C-acetyltransferase: protein MSQPRVFVVDGVRTPFLKARTEPGPFAASDLAVAAGRPLLARMPFAATAIDEVIIGCVIAAPDEANIARIIGLRLGCGKQTPAFTVQRNCASGLQAVASAAESIRLGQAQLVLAGGTEAMSRSPIQWNLSMATWLGAVMGAKNIGARLQAIARFRPANLQPVYSLLLGLTDPLYKLSMGQTAEVVAHRFGISREAQDAYALQSHRRLAGAFDNGSMREEVEVLYDSKGRFYPEDTGLRRETDMAQLAKLKPVFDRKYGQVTSGNSSQVTDGAAMLMLASESAVQRYQLPVLGELLGHAWSGVDPRQMGLGPVHAVSKLLTQHQLKMRDLAQLELNEAFAAQVLGCQAAWDSTEYAKTELGLDAPVGAMDPERLNPEGGAIASGHPVGASGARLVLHLLKSLKRKGGGLGVATLCIGGGQGGAMLLSVQ, encoded by the coding sequence ATGTCTCAGCCTCGTGTATTCGTCGTCGACGGCGTACGCACGCCGTTTCTGAAAGCGCGCACCGAGCCCGGCCCATTCGCGGCGTCCGATCTCGCGGTGGCCGCCGGGCGACCGCTGTTGGCGCGAATGCCGTTCGCGGCAACGGCTATCGATGAAGTCATCATCGGTTGTGTGATCGCGGCACCGGACGAAGCCAACATCGCTCGTATCATCGGCCTGCGGCTCGGCTGTGGTAAGCAGACACCGGCGTTCACCGTGCAGCGCAATTGCGCATCGGGCCTACAAGCAGTGGCAAGCGCTGCCGAAAGTATTCGGCTCGGTCAGGCGCAGCTAGTGCTCGCCGGCGGCACCGAGGCCATGAGCCGTTCGCCGATCCAATGGAATCTGTCGATGGCCACTTGGCTCGGCGCCGTCATGGGCGCGAAGAATATTGGTGCACGGTTGCAAGCGATTGCACGCTTTCGGCCGGCCAATCTGCAGCCGGTTTATTCATTGCTGCTCGGCTTAACCGATCCGCTGTACAAACTGTCGATGGGCCAAACCGCCGAAGTGGTCGCGCATCGCTTCGGCATCTCGCGCGAAGCGCAGGACGCGTACGCGTTACAAAGTCATCGCCGGCTCGCCGGTGCGTTCGACAACGGCAGCATGCGCGAGGAAGTCGAGGTGCTTTACGATTCCAAAGGCCGTTTCTACCCCGAGGACACCGGTCTGCGGCGCGAGACCGATATGGCGCAACTCGCCAAGTTAAAGCCGGTGTTCGATCGTAAGTATGGTCAGGTGACGTCCGGCAACAGCTCGCAGGTCACCGACGGCGCCGCCATGCTCATGCTGGCGAGCGAGTCGGCGGTGCAACGCTATCAGTTACCGGTGCTCGGTGAATTGCTCGGCCATGCCTGGTCCGGCGTTGATCCACGGCAGATGGGCCTAGGTCCGGTGCACGCAGTTTCCAAGTTGCTGACACAACATCAACTGAAGATGCGCGATCTCGCGCAGTTGGAATTGAACGAGGCATTCGCCGCGCAAGTGCTCGGCTGCCAAGCGGCGTGGGACAGTACCGAATACGCCAAGACCGAGCTCGGCCTCGATGCGCCGGTCGGTGCCATGGATCCGGAACGGCTCAATCCGGAAGGTGGCGCTATCGCCAGCGGCCATCCGGTCGGCGCTTCCGGTGCGCGCTTGGTGCTGCATCTGTTGAAATCGCTGAAACGCAAAGGCGGCGGCCTCGGTGTCGCCACGTTGTGCATCGGCGGCGGTCAGGGCGGGGCGATGTTGCTGTCGGTTCAGTAA
- a CDS encoding enoyl-CoA hydratase/isomerase family protein translates to MTLRHWHIDVGQIDSAGRVVGAPPGEEIAFLELDVAGQSANVLSGEVLDELERLLNELGARRLRGLVIRSGKSSGFIAGADVREFGQVGNAQQAAELARRGQVVFERLATLSFPTLALINGFCLGGGLELALACTYRVARDDASTRLGVPEVRLGIHPGFAGTVRLPALIGHLSALDLTLTGRTVAAKAARKLGLVDELVPERHELTAAQVLLKRRPEPKRPPWYQRLPGWKPLRPLVVKMLDRNVRAKADPNHYPAPYRILELWREQASLEQEAISLGELLTSRTSRNLVHVFLLGEELKRRGRAHEHNIRYVHVVGAGVMGADIAMWAASKGFHVSLQDQKPEILARAMGRAHTFFKRQLKESRAVQEALDRLMPDLAGNGLRRADLVIEAIVEKIEPKRELFRHIEEVARPDAVLATNTSSIPLEVMAQSLRRPERLVGLHFFNPVAKMQLVEIVRGERSDELALGRARSWAVALDRLPLDVKSSPGFLVNRILMPYLLEAVKLLEEGIPAPDIDRAALEFGMPMGPIELADTVGLDICLSVAEMLSGPLGIPVPARLREVVAEARLGKKSGYGFYRYDKNGRRRSARAGDGKAISRVPITERLVLRLLNEAVACLREGVVSDADAVDAGMVYGTGFAPYLGGPMRYADSLGTTGIGHSLYRLSQEYGERFTPDTGWSQPELFTRSAPA, encoded by the coding sequence ATGACCTTGCGTCACTGGCATATCGATGTCGGCCAAATCGATAGCGCCGGTCGCGTCGTCGGTGCACCGCCGGGCGAAGAGATCGCCTTCCTCGAGCTCGATGTTGCCGGCCAATCGGCCAATGTCTTGTCGGGCGAGGTGTTGGACGAGCTCGAACGTCTGTTAAACGAGCTCGGTGCGCGGCGCCTGCGTGGCCTCGTCATTCGCTCCGGCAAGTCGTCGGGCTTTATCGCTGGCGCCGATGTGCGCGAATTCGGCCAAGTGGGCAACGCTCAGCAAGCGGCAGAGCTGGCGCGTCGGGGGCAGGTGGTATTCGAGCGCCTCGCCACCTTATCGTTTCCAACGCTGGCGTTGATCAACGGCTTTTGTCTCGGCGGTGGCCTGGAGCTGGCGCTTGCCTGCACCTACCGCGTCGCTCGCGACGATGCCTCGACCCGTTTGGGCGTGCCCGAGGTACGGCTCGGTATTCATCCCGGCTTCGCCGGCACGGTGCGTCTGCCGGCGTTGATTGGGCATCTGTCGGCGCTCGATCTCACGCTGACCGGTCGCACGGTCGCCGCCAAAGCAGCGCGTAAGCTCGGTCTCGTCGACGAGCTCGTACCGGAGCGGCACGAGCTGACGGCGGCGCAAGTCCTGCTCAAACGCCGACCGGAACCGAAGCGTCCGCCGTGGTATCAGCGTTTGCCGGGCTGGAAGCCGCTGCGTCCGTTGGTGGTGAAGATGCTCGACCGCAACGTGCGCGCCAAAGCCGATCCCAATCACTATCCCGCGCCGTATCGCATTCTCGAGCTGTGGCGTGAGCAGGCGTCGCTGGAGCAAGAGGCGATATCGCTCGGCGAATTGCTCACCAGCCGTACCAGCCGCAACCTTGTGCACGTATTCCTGCTCGGCGAAGAGCTGAAGCGCCGCGGTCGTGCGCACGAGCACAACATTCGTTATGTCCACGTCGTCGGTGCCGGCGTCATGGGCGCCGACATCGCTATGTGGGCGGCGTCGAAGGGTTTTCACGTCAGCCTGCAAGATCAAAAACCGGAAATCCTCGCGCGCGCCATGGGCCGGGCGCATACGTTCTTCAAGCGCCAGCTCAAAGAATCGCGCGCGGTGCAGGAGGCGCTCGACCGGTTGATGCCCGATCTCGCCGGCAACGGCTTACGCCGCGCCGACCTCGTGATCGAGGCGATCGTCGAGAAGATCGAACCGAAGCGCGAGTTGTTCCGCCACATCGAAGAAGTCGCGCGGCCCGACGCCGTCCTCGCCACCAATACATCGAGTATTCCATTGGAAGTAATGGCGCAATCGCTGCGCCGGCCGGAGCGCTTGGTCGGCCTGCATTTTTTCAATCCCGTCGCGAAGATGCAGCTGGTCGAGATCGTCCGCGGCGAACGTAGCGACGAGCTTGCGTTAGGGCGCGCGCGCAGTTGGGCGGTAGCGCTCGATCGCTTACCGCTCGACGTGAAGAGCAGTCCCGGCTTCCTGGTCAATCGCATCTTGATGCCGTATCTGCTGGAGGCGGTGAAGTTGCTGGAGGAGGGGATTCCGGCGCCCGATATCGATCGTGCCGCGCTCGAATTCGGCATGCCCATGGGTCCGATCGAATTGGCCGATACCGTCGGCCTCGATATTTGCTTGTCGGTGGCGGAAATGTTGTCCGGCCCGCTCGGCATACCGGTGCCGGCGCGGCTGCGCGAAGTCGTCGCCGAAGCGCGCTTGGGCAAAAAGAGCGGCTACGGATTTTATCGTTACGACAAAAACGGTCGGCGCCGTAGCGCGCGTGCCGGCGACGGCAAGGCGATTTCGCGTGTGCCGATTACCGAGCGCTTGGTGTTGCGGTTGTTAAACGAAGCGGTCGCGTGCCTGCGCGAAGGCGTGGTGAGCGACGCCGACGCCGTCGATGCCGGTATGGTATACGGTACCGGCTTCGCGCCGTATCTCGGCGGGCCGATGCGCTATGCCGACAGCCTCGGCACTACCGGCATCGGTCATAGTCTTTATCGTTTGTCGCAGGAGTATGGCGAGCGCTTCACCCCCGACACCGGCTGGTCGCAACCGGAGTTGTTCACGCGTTCGGCGCCCGCCTGA
- a CDS encoding outer membrane protein transport protein has protein sequence MKTPPVIRKRLPIAIAAAVMAGTSAPSMAAFFQIQENSASGLGNAYAGGAAGAEDASTVWYNPAGMARLSGRQFVVAGHYVDPSIKLENASATHAAALGGSAISGGNGGDAGESALIPNFYFTQSLDGGFVVGLGVNAPYGLATEYDSDWVGRYHAIRSEIKTVNINPGLSYSLNEKVSMGAGLNVQRIDAELTNAVDYGSICAAAGVGACSGTNAADGSARLEGDDTSYGYNLGMLWQFTPDNRVGLAYRSKISHTIEGQSTVNAPNATSAAVAASAPFNISNSALVTNITIPETISLSSFNQLTPQWALMADITRTRWSRLPELRIDFTENNQSDSVITLDLEDVNRYSIGATYSPAGKWSYRFGIALDESPTPNAEVRTARVPDADRTWLALGATYRCRDNASIDIGYVRIMIDDADINKTAASSTSENFFRGNLQGTYESSINIVSVQGRWSF, from the coding sequence ATGAAGACCCCGCCTGTAATTCGCAAACGCCTTCCGATCGCGATCGCCGCCGCCGTCATGGCCGGCACCAGCGCGCCGTCGATGGCGGCGTTTTTCCAGATTCAAGAGAACAGTGCTTCCGGTCTCGGCAATGCTTACGCCGGCGGCGCCGCCGGCGCCGAGGACGCGAGCACGGTCTGGTACAACCCAGCCGGTATGGCGCGCTTGTCCGGTCGGCAATTCGTGGTGGCCGGTCACTACGTCGACCCGTCGATTAAGCTCGAAAACGCCAGCGCCACGCATGCCGCGGCGCTCGGTGGCAGCGCGATCTCCGGCGGTAACGGCGGCGACGCCGGTGAGTCCGCGTTGATACCGAATTTTTACTTCACGCAGTCGTTAGACGGCGGCTTCGTCGTCGGCTTGGGTGTCAACGCGCCGTACGGTCTGGCGACCGAATACGACAGTGACTGGGTCGGTCGTTATCACGCCATTCGTTCCGAGATTAAAACGGTCAACATCAACCCGGGGCTGTCGTACAGTCTGAACGAGAAAGTGTCGATGGGTGCCGGCCTTAACGTCCAACGTATCGACGCCGAGCTGACCAATGCCGTCGACTACGGCAGTATTTGTGCCGCTGCCGGCGTCGGCGCTTGTTCCGGTACGAACGCTGCCGACGGAAGCGCGCGCCTGGAAGGCGACGATACCAGTTACGGCTATAACCTCGGCATGCTCTGGCAGTTCACGCCGGACAATCGGGTCGGTCTCGCTTATCGCTCGAAGATTTCACACACCATTGAGGGCCAGTCGACCGTAAACGCGCCCAATGCGACTTCCGCCGCGGTCGCCGCATCGGCGCCTTTCAACATTTCAAATTCGGCGCTGGTCACCAACATCACCATTCCCGAAACCATTTCGCTCAGCAGCTTTAATCAGCTCACACCGCAATGGGCGCTGATGGCCGATATCACGCGCACTCGCTGGAGCCGCTTGCCGGAGTTGCGTATCGATTTTACCGAGAACAATCAATCCGACTCGGTAATCACGCTCGATCTGGAAGACGTAAACCGCTATTCGATCGGCGCCACCTATTCGCCGGCTGGAAAGTGGAGCTACCGTTTCGGTATCGCGCTCGACGAATCGCCGACGCCGAACGCCGAGGTGCGGACCGCGCGCGTGCCCGACGCCGATAGAACCTGGCTCGCGCTCGGTGCGACATATCGTTGCCGTGATAACGCCAGCATCGATATCGGCTATGTTCGTATCATGATCGACGACGCCGACATCAATAAAACAGCCGCCAGCTCGACCAGCGAAAATTTCTTCCGCGGCAATTTGCAGGGCACGTATGAGTCGAGCATCAATATCGTCAGCGTGCAGGGGCGCTGGTCGTTCTAA